The Polyangiaceae bacterium genome includes a region encoding these proteins:
- a CDS encoding AraC family transcriptional regulator has product MTAPLSVFQPEPLGRVCAASAVLADVLQTVRVTRVCYGRMELAAPSGVAVEPQNRTAFVAVVQGNARLETDDVTLLGPGDLCVFPRGTDDVARLLASGPAPTCTVVGGVLDLEGSEENPVLRILPQRVVVRGERGRAAPCLEPLLAFMEHEHDRERPGAEAVLRLLSTALFVQVARTHLTENAETDVGWLRALGERHIASALGLIHQSPERPWTVATLAREVGMSRSAFADRFTTLVGEPPLHYLTRRRMRAAAGLLRDGAAVAEVAERVGYGSEAAFSKAFKRSVGEAPGAYRRAARTGLHV; this is encoded by the coding sequence ATGACGGCACCTCTTTCGGTCTTCCAGCCCGAACCGCTGGGTCGTGTCTGCGCGGCGTCCGCCGTGCTCGCCGACGTACTGCAAACCGTGCGCGTGACGCGCGTGTGCTACGGACGCATGGAGCTCGCTGCCCCCAGTGGCGTGGCCGTCGAGCCTCAGAACCGGACGGCCTTCGTTGCCGTGGTGCAGGGCAATGCCCGCCTCGAAACGGACGACGTCACGCTCCTCGGTCCGGGCGACCTGTGCGTGTTTCCTCGAGGCACGGACGACGTGGCTCGGCTTTTGGCGAGTGGTCCGGCGCCCACGTGCACGGTGGTGGGGGGCGTGCTCGATCTGGAGGGCTCGGAAGAAAACCCCGTGCTCCGGATCCTGCCGCAGCGAGTCGTCGTGCGGGGTGAACGGGGGCGCGCTGCGCCGTGCCTCGAGCCGCTGCTCGCCTTCATGGAACACGAGCACGATCGTGAGCGCCCGGGTGCCGAAGCAGTGCTTCGGTTGCTCTCGACGGCGCTCTTCGTTCAGGTGGCCCGTACGCACCTCACGGAAAACGCGGAGACGGACGTCGGATGGTTGCGGGCCCTCGGGGAGCGCCACATCGCGAGCGCCCTCGGCCTCATCCATCAGAGCCCAGAGCGCCCGTGGACCGTCGCGACGCTCGCCCGCGAGGTGGGCATGTCGCGCTCGGCCTTCGCGGATCGCTTCACCACGCTGGTGGGGGAGCCGCCGCTCCACTACCTGACTCGCCGTCGCATGCGCGCGGCCGCCGGCTTGCTGCGAGATGGTGCCGCCGTGGCGGAAGTCGCCGAACGCGTGGGCTACGGCAGCGAGGCGGCCTTCAGCAAAGCCTTCAAGCGTTCCGTGGGCGAGGCTCCGGGCGCCTACCGCCGCGCCGCCCGCACCGGGCTTCACGTTTGA
- a CDS encoding peptidoglycan DD-metalloendopeptidase family protein — protein sequence MNRWLMLLMALVISLSGRRAAACQYASCQSEGAVQLPNGADLSLPFANGEKVHVLSGYGPNAGSSLHCRASDSQCANDWYALDLNLEGYPSSGKGQPVLAAAAGTVLDAAWGSEGWANYGQRVYIEHDFGDGHKYVTMYAHLDTLKVTKGQKVAKGQQIGTLGQSCQGALSCSSFSTPHVHFAVHRDPGFGGTGSGGSYGGHAVIPEPMDGASGIQQGQTLVSKNGGTVTPPPPTCPTSIGQSETLIEEECGQLTGGALPDISGHGGHAYVTTQDNADPDYAQGIFWQLTFDQAGKYRVWAWVPALGDPSSGASYKVQHAGTSDKVLVDQSQVSDDWMELGSFDFAAGADQWVRLGDNYVNAGDNGKQIGIDALRVAPDTLPTSDAGVGGSGWGGAGTGGAISAAGAAGAVPGSGGGANAAPAGDDSGGCGCHVPGPPSPSRLSALALLAAGLLVARRRHP from the coding sequence ATGAATCGCTGGCTGATGCTCCTCATGGCACTGGTCATTTCCCTCAGCGGGCGAAGGGCAGCGGCGTGTCAATACGCGAGCTGCCAGAGCGAGGGCGCCGTCCAGCTGCCGAACGGCGCCGATCTCTCGTTGCCCTTCGCGAACGGCGAGAAGGTACACGTCTTGTCCGGTTACGGACCGAATGCGGGCTCCAGCCTGCACTGCCGCGCGAGCGATTCCCAGTGCGCCAACGATTGGTACGCGTTGGATCTGAATCTCGAGGGCTATCCGAGCTCCGGCAAGGGTCAGCCGGTGCTCGCCGCCGCGGCGGGCACCGTGCTGGACGCCGCTTGGGGGTCCGAGGGCTGGGCCAACTACGGACAGCGGGTCTACATCGAGCACGACTTCGGCGACGGCCACAAGTACGTCACCATGTACGCCCACCTCGACACCCTGAAGGTGACGAAGGGCCAGAAGGTGGCCAAGGGGCAGCAGATCGGAACCCTGGGCCAATCCTGCCAAGGCGCGCTCAGCTGCAGCAGCTTCTCGACGCCCCACGTCCACTTCGCCGTGCATCGCGATCCCGGCTTCGGCGGCACCGGTAGCGGCGGTTCCTACGGTGGTCACGCCGTGATCCCCGAACCCATGGACGGCGCCAGCGGCATTCAGCAAGGGCAAACGCTGGTGAGCAAGAACGGCGGCACCGTCACTCCGCCACCTCCCACGTGTCCAACGTCGATCGGCCAGAGCGAGACCCTGATCGAGGAAGAGTGCGGCCAGCTCACCGGCGGCGCGCTGCCTGACATATCCGGCCACGGCGGCCACGCCTACGTCACAACGCAGGACAACGCCGATCCGGACTACGCCCAGGGCATCTTCTGGCAGCTCACCTTCGATCAAGCCGGCAAGTACCGCGTGTGGGCCTGGGTGCCGGCCCTCGGGGATCCATCCAGCGGCGCCAGCTACAAGGTCCAGCACGCCGGCACCTCGGACAAGGTGCTCGTCGATCAGAGCCAGGTGTCCGACGACTGGATGGAGCTCGGCAGCTTCGACTTCGCGGCAGGCGCCGATCAGTGGGTGCGCTTGGGCGACAACTACGTGAACGCCGGAGACAACGGCAAGCAGATCGGCATCGATGCCCTCCGGGTGGCGCCGGACACGCTGCCGACTTCCGATGCGGGTGTTGGAGGGTCTGGTTGGGGCGGCGCGGGAACGGGCGGCGCCATTTCCGCCGCGGGAGCGGCGGGCGCCGTCCCGGGAAGCGGCGGCGGTGCGAACGCCGCGCCGGCCGGAGACGACAGCGGCGGCTGCGGCTGTCACGTTCCGGGACCGCCGTCGCCCTCGCGCCTTTCGGCGCTCGCGCTCCTCGCCGCGGGCCTGCTCGTCGCACGCCGCCGTCACCCCTGA
- a CDS encoding glutamate synthase: MAELVPYPFERLISRVFRELEQNQSIFDLPVRKFVRGVGKDVSVDFHGRRASTVLGPAAGPQSQLAQNVVLSFLGGGRIFELKTVQIMDELEIPRPCIDAQTIGYNVEWSQELKLEQSLEEYVKASMLVDILVASGKLELEEGFDQAIFDMSVGYDLAGIQTDRVQAFLHGMLDATQIVDWLRKQIPDEYKQFRDLDFRTRISDTLTLSTFHGCPPDEIERIMEFLLEKVGLHCIVKLNPTLLGKAEVRRVLNDVLGYSDHVPDEAFDKDTHWDQAVAFTERLGEKAKNLGLGFGVKFSNTLIVKNERSFFPETEKSMYLSGQPLHVLAMSLVGRFRETFGDRYPISFSAGIDQKNFPDAASLGLVPVTVCTDLLRPGGYGRMQGYFKELTARMDKVGARTLDDFVVLAQGRAQAALEKTGATPEQLQACHAALEKGEDLLAAAGAELHARWKSKAKLLNTQSYVEKLLADPRYGRGATNKPPKKVGSLLVLFDCLTCDKCIPVCPNDANFTYPLPAQEVPILKATPQGDGSFRVRQEGTVSVKQKHQIANFADFCNECGNCDVFCPEDGGPYVLKPRFFGSQEQWREFPDHDGFYVERENGSVSVHGRFEGRDFVARFEGDRASYSGEGFELSCRAEDPSAELSGKAQGEVDLTYLSLMRLLGHAVLESETINYVNA, translated from the coding sequence GTGGCTGAGCTGGTTCCCTATCCCTTCGAGCGTTTGATATCCCGCGTTTTCCGCGAGCTGGAACAAAACCAGAGCATCTTCGACCTGCCGGTGCGCAAGTTCGTGCGCGGGGTGGGCAAGGACGTTTCCGTGGACTTCCACGGCCGCCGGGCGTCCACGGTGCTGGGCCCAGCAGCAGGGCCGCAGTCCCAGCTGGCGCAGAACGTGGTGCTCAGCTTCCTGGGTGGCGGTCGCATCTTCGAGCTCAAGACCGTCCAGATCATGGACGAGCTCGAGATCCCGCGGCCGTGCATCGACGCCCAGACCATCGGCTATAACGTGGAGTGGTCCCAGGAGCTCAAGCTCGAGCAGTCCCTGGAGGAGTACGTCAAGGCCAGCATGCTGGTGGACATCCTGGTCGCCAGCGGCAAGCTCGAGCTCGAAGAAGGGTTCGACCAGGCCATCTTCGACATGAGCGTGGGCTACGACCTGGCCGGCATCCAGACGGACCGGGTGCAGGCCTTCTTGCACGGCATGCTGGACGCGACGCAGATCGTGGACTGGCTGCGAAAGCAGATCCCGGACGAGTACAAGCAGTTCCGCGATCTGGATTTCCGCACGCGTATCAGTGACACGCTGACGCTGTCCACGTTCCACGGCTGCCCGCCGGACGAGATCGAGCGCATCATGGAGTTCCTCCTCGAGAAGGTGGGGCTCCACTGCATCGTGAAGCTCAACCCCACGCTGCTCGGCAAGGCAGAAGTGCGGCGCGTTCTGAACGACGTGCTCGGCTACTCTGACCACGTTCCCGACGAGGCCTTCGACAAGGACACGCATTGGGACCAAGCGGTGGCGTTTACCGAGCGCCTGGGTGAAAAGGCGAAGAACCTGGGCCTCGGATTCGGCGTGAAGTTCAGCAACACGCTGATCGTGAAGAACGAGCGGAGCTTCTTCCCGGAAACGGAGAAGAGCATGTACCTGTCCGGACAGCCGCTCCACGTGCTGGCCATGAGCTTGGTGGGGCGCTTCCGGGAGACCTTCGGCGACCGCTACCCGATCTCGTTCTCCGCGGGCATCGATCAGAAGAACTTCCCCGACGCCGCGTCCCTCGGTCTGGTTCCGGTGACGGTGTGCACGGACCTGCTGCGCCCCGGTGGCTACGGGCGAATGCAGGGTTACTTCAAGGAGCTGACCGCGCGCATGGACAAGGTCGGCGCGCGCACCTTGGACGACTTCGTGGTGCTCGCGCAGGGTCGAGCACAGGCGGCGCTCGAGAAGACCGGCGCGACACCGGAGCAGCTGCAGGCGTGCCACGCGGCGCTCGAAAAGGGGGAGGACCTCCTTGCGGCCGCTGGCGCAGAGCTCCACGCGCGTTGGAAGAGCAAGGCCAAGCTCCTGAACACCCAGAGCTACGTCGAGAAACTGCTGGCCGACCCGCGGTATGGCCGCGGCGCCACCAACAAACCCCCCAAGAAGGTGGGCTCCCTGCTGGTCCTGTTCGACTGCCTCACTTGCGACAAGTGCATTCCGGTCTGCCCCAACGACGCGAACTTCACTTATCCGCTCCCTGCGCAGGAGGTTCCCATCCTGAAGGCCACGCCCCAAGGCGACGGCAGCTTTCGCGTACGGCAGGAGGGGACCGTGAGCGTGAAGCAGAAGCACCAGATCGCGAACTTCGCGGACTTCTGCAACGAGTGCGGCAACTGCGACGTGTTCTGTCCAGAAGACGGCGGGCCTTACGTGCTCAAGCCGCGCTTCTTCGGCAGCCAGGAGCAGTGGCGAGAGTTTCCGGACCATGACGGCTTCTACGTGGAGCGCGAGAACGGCAGCGTGTCGGTGCACGGACGCTTCGAAGGTCGAGACTTCGTGGCTCGCTTCGAAGGTGACCGCGCCAGCTACAGCGGCGAGGGTTTCGAGCTGTCGTGCCGAGCGGAGGATCCGTCTGCGGAGCTATCCGGCAAGGCTCAGGGAGAGGTGGATCTCACCTACCTCTCCCTGATGCGACTGCTCGGCCACGCCGTGCTGGAGAGCGAGACCATCAACTACGTGAACGCCTGA